One Streptomyces sp. B21-105 genomic region harbors:
- a CDS encoding SCO4983 family protein gives MYEPIRTQSSGTSGTSGRSAHTKMAGTPADFPHRSREEELDIQLAGHLAALLAVTDELRATAPSADLDTAAGRLAQQVARLRGGRTQVRSSHAPGPAAPHVAALHDRAHALAGRALVVAASRADTAAAILAAQRMDAHAAGQAEQQELSTAG, from the coding sequence ATGTACGAGCCGATCCGCACCCAGTCTTCCGGGACTTCCGGTACTTCCGGTAGGTCCGCCCACACCAAGATGGCCGGCACGCCCGCGGACTTCCCCCACCGTTCCCGCGAGGAGGAGCTGGACATCCAGCTCGCAGGTCATCTCGCGGCGCTGCTCGCCGTCACCGACGAGCTGCGGGCCACGGCGCCGTCCGCCGACCTGGACACCGCGGCCGGCCGGCTCGCCCAGCAGGTGGCCCGGCTGCGCGGCGGGCGGACGCAGGTCCGCTCGTCCCACGCCCCCGGTCCGGCCGCGCCGCACGTCGCGGCCCTGCACGACCGGGCCCACGCCCTCGCCGGCCGGGCCCTCGTCGTCGCGGCGTCCCGCGCGGACACCGCCGCCGCGATCCTGGCGGCCCAGCGGATGGACGCGCACGCCGCCGGCCAGGCGGAGCAGCAGGAACTGAGCAC